A portion of the Streptomyces erythrochromogenes genome contains these proteins:
- a CDS encoding Ig-like domain-containing protein — MSKAAQTTRRVFSGVDSAGAVPIEYKFSHARNGNRHLVVVFANRYAPGEWGWATGKLDLLRSNILWVRDLFDGANTYYLCKGMDFSLEQSVAGLISRVMNALELSPDQVTMFGSSKGGSAALFFGLKYGFRNIVASVPQFQIGTRVMEGNPDAVRVMMGEATEQNVRVLDSVLPDLVRSGANPSANIYLITSPQDEQYARQVEPFIGHFQGRENFNFIYNDSPLITDHGKVTLRNLPTLIGLLNLLVEGIAPRLGMVRNGYEQPERDKSAIEAFLTQTSLVQAGDSFPRPVVLTPTPEERVPANLVRFAGTAVGAVRVSFWEDGKHKGSAPVAADGTWFWERTTPWAKGRHVVRLFAADANNYQTERTEVVFTAVEHASEPLPEYAPAPAPLPRPAQRLVLTVTAPAAHQQVPGPVVGFAGYAPGAVRVDFQEGGVGLGTCDVRSDGSWVWEPGWAWNEGDHFVEAIAVDPVGNASPWTAVPFTATSTYGAPAQGNYFNARY, encoded by the coding sequence ATGTCTAAGGCAGCCCAGACCACACGCCGCGTCTTCAGCGGTGTGGACTCCGCCGGGGCGGTGCCCATCGAGTACAAGTTCTCGCACGCGCGCAACGGCAACCGCCACCTGGTCGTCGTCTTCGCGAACCGCTACGCGCCCGGCGAGTGGGGCTGGGCGACGGGAAAGCTCGACCTGCTCCGGTCCAACATCCTGTGGGTCCGCGACCTGTTCGACGGCGCGAACACCTACTACCTGTGCAAGGGGATGGACTTCTCCCTGGAGCAGTCCGTCGCCGGGCTCATCTCGCGCGTCATGAACGCGCTGGAGCTCTCCCCGGACCAGGTGACCATGTTCGGCAGCTCCAAGGGCGGCAGCGCGGCCCTGTTCTTCGGACTGAAGTACGGCTTCAGGAACATCGTCGCCAGCGTGCCCCAGTTCCAGATCGGCACCCGCGTCATGGAGGGCAACCCCGACGCCGTCCGCGTGATGATGGGCGAGGCGACGGAGCAGAACGTACGCGTCCTCGACTCGGTCCTGCCCGACCTCGTCCGCAGCGGTGCGAACCCGTCGGCCAACATCTACCTGATTACCTCACCCCAGGACGAGCAGTACGCACGTCAGGTCGAGCCGTTCATCGGGCACTTCCAGGGGCGCGAGAACTTCAACTTCATCTACAACGACTCGCCCCTCATCACCGACCACGGGAAAGTCACCCTGCGCAACCTCCCCACCCTCATCGGGCTGCTCAACCTCCTCGTCGAGGGCATAGCCCCCCGCCTGGGCATGGTCCGCAACGGCTACGAGCAGCCGGAGCGCGACAAGTCGGCGATCGAGGCGTTCCTCACGCAGACCTCCCTGGTGCAGGCCGGCGACTCCTTCCCCCGGCCGGTGGTCCTGACGCCGACGCCGGAGGAGCGGGTCCCGGCGAACCTGGTCCGCTTCGCGGGTACGGCCGTGGGCGCGGTGCGGGTCAGCTTCTGGGAGGACGGCAAGCACAAGGGCTCGGCGCCCGTCGCCGCCGACGGCACCTGGTTCTGGGAACGCACCACCCCCTGGGCCAAGGGCCGACACGTCGTCAGGCTGTTCGCCGCGGACGCGAACAACTACCAGACCGAGCGCACCGAAGTCGTCTTCACCGCAGTGGAGCACGCTTCCGAGCCCCTGCCCGAGTACGCACCGGCACCCGCGCCGCTGCCCCGTCCGGCCCAGCGTCTCGTGCTGACGGTGACCGCCCCGGCCGCCCACCAGCAGGTGCCCGGTCCCGTCGTCGGTTTCGCCGGCTACGCACCCGGCGCCGTACGCGTGGACTTCCAGGAGGGCGGGGTGGGTCTGGGGACGTGCGACGTGCGCTCCGACGGAAGCTGGGTGTGGGAGCCCGGCTGGGCGTGGAACGAGGGCGACCACTTCGTCGAGGCCATCGCCGTGGACCCCGTCGGCAACGCGTCCCCCTGGACGGCCGTCCCCTTCACCGCGACGAGCACCTACGGGGCGCCCGCCCAGGGCAACTACTTCAACGCGAGGTACTGA
- a CDS encoding endonuclease/exonuclease/phosphatase family protein, with amino-acid sequence MQMHKEAGWRSFRRRFGRTATALGLLTVVACTSAQAPASVAGAGLGPAKPDEVSVATWNMCGVRQWSCERTGSPKDKFQQLRELIGDSDVRVLLLQEVCSEDLSSSAARLGPEWNTVFEPYANVDSAGTRTAVECTGQGRGQAGFGLLAASRLEDVEVIPTEQPTVGLHRGILCARVPAQGLRVCNAHLSLRESDDEHPDWDFRDDQLSSLVAAASTDDRTVFGGDFNSPPPVGDRNKSAWIWPSEAYTTFRECEQKGRSRTGRPTHTDGSKIDYLFTALPRTGCDVVDTGASDHRPLVIRVNRPAEASATPQVSTSR; translated from the coding sequence ATGCAGATGCACAAGGAGGCCGGGTGGCGTTCGTTCCGCCGCCGGTTCGGCCGCACGGCGACGGCGCTCGGCCTGTTGACGGTGGTGGCGTGTACGTCCGCCCAGGCGCCGGCCTCGGTCGCGGGAGCCGGCCTCGGTCCGGCGAAGCCGGACGAGGTCTCCGTCGCGACCTGGAACATGTGCGGGGTGCGGCAGTGGAGCTGTGAGCGGACGGGCAGCCCGAAGGACAAGTTCCAGCAGCTGCGCGAGCTGATCGGCGACTCCGACGTACGCGTGCTGCTGCTCCAGGAGGTGTGCTCGGAGGACCTGTCGTCCTCGGCCGCGCGCCTGGGCCCGGAGTGGAACACCGTCTTCGAGCCGTACGCGAACGTGGACTCGGCGGGCACCCGTACCGCCGTGGAGTGCACCGGGCAAGGGCGGGGGCAGGCCGGCTTCGGGCTGCTGGCCGCTTCCCGGCTCGAGGACGTGGAGGTGATCCCGACCGAACAGCCGACGGTGGGACTGCACCGGGGGATCCTGTGCGCGCGCGTCCCGGCCCAGGGGCTGCGGGTGTGCAACGCGCACCTCTCGCTGCGCGAGAGCGACGACGAACACCCGGACTGGGACTTCCGCGACGACCAGCTGAGCTCGCTGGTCGCCGCCGCGTCGACGGACGACCGTACGGTCTTCGGCGGGGACTTCAACTCCCCGCCGCCGGTGGGCGACCGGAACAAGTCGGCCTGGATCTGGCCGTCGGAGGCGTACACGACGTTCCGCGAGTGCGAGCAGAAGGGCCGCTCCCGGACAGGACGCCCCACCCACACGGACGGGTCGAAGATCGACTACCTGTTCACCGCGCTGCCCCGCACCGGCTGCGACGTGGTGGACACCGGGGCCTCGGACCACCGGCCCCTCGTGATCCGGGTGAACCGCCCGGCCGAAGCGTCCGCCACTCCGCAGGTCAGTACCTCGCGTTGA
- a CDS encoding transcriptional regulator → MSAGTPDPLAGFDTTIHAPNRLRICALLDAAGEAEFVLVQRQLDVSASVLSKHVTVLMDADYVEQRRAVRDTRQRVWLRLTRKGREAYQGHLAALRAIVGPPEPTP, encoded by the coding sequence GTGAGCGCCGGGACCCCGGACCCGCTGGCGGGTTTCGACACCACCATCCACGCCCCGAACCGGCTGCGCATCTGCGCGCTGCTGGACGCCGCGGGCGAGGCGGAGTTCGTCCTGGTCCAGAGGCAACTCGACGTCTCCGCCTCGGTGCTGAGCAAGCACGTCACCGTGCTGATGGACGCCGACTACGTCGAGCAGCGCAGGGCCGTCCGCGACACCCGGCAACGGGTGTGGCTCCGCCTGACCCGGAAGGGCCGCGAGGCCTACCAGGGGCACCTCGCGGCGCTGCGGGCGATCGTGGGACCGCCGGAGCCGACTCCCTGA
- a CDS encoding transcriptional regulator has protein sequence MSTPVGFDELIHPATRLSVVALLAATEWADFAFVRDSLSLSDSALSKQLHTLEGAGYLEIQKEGGGRNRRTKVRLTDRGRTAFEGHVAALRAIVDSAGPATGAAQRQPHAEADR, from the coding sequence ATGAGCACCCCCGTCGGCTTCGACGAGCTGATCCACCCCGCCACCCGACTGTCGGTGGTCGCGCTGCTGGCCGCCACCGAGTGGGCGGACTTCGCGTTCGTCCGCGACAGCCTCTCGCTCAGCGACTCCGCGCTGTCCAAGCAGCTGCACACCTTGGAGGGGGCCGGATACCTGGAGATCCAGAAGGAGGGCGGCGGCCGCAACCGCCGTACGAAGGTGCGGCTGACGGACCGCGGTCGCACCGCCTTCGAGGGACATGTGGCGGCACTCCGGGCCATCGTAGACAGCGCCGGGCCGGCGACCGGGGCGGCGCAACGGCAGCCCCACGCGGAGGCGGACCGATGA
- a CDS encoding ABC transporter ATP-binding protein, which translates to MTAFGRTGVQPVIRVRELAMAYGDADVLRGVDLDIHRGEVFALLGPNGAGKTTTVEILEGFRQRSGGEVSVLGTDPERGGDAWRARIGLVLQSWRDHRRWRVAELLTHFATYYPDPHDPAELLALVGLTDQAGRQVDRLSGGQRRRLDVALGIVGRPELLFLDEPTTGFDPQARHEFHLLVEQLARDEGVTVLLTTHDLAEAERLADRIAMLVGGRIRACGTPAELAREAAAQAEVRWTAEDGTPRRERTADPSRLVWELHRHADGPIADLEVRRPTLEDTYLHMVHREAEGTDGADGTDGDADEEVPAA; encoded by the coding sequence ATGACGGCGTTCGGGCGCACCGGCGTCCAGCCCGTGATCCGGGTGCGCGAGCTGGCCATGGCGTACGGCGATGCCGACGTCCTGCGCGGCGTCGATCTGGACATCCACCGCGGCGAGGTCTTCGCCCTGCTCGGGCCCAACGGTGCGGGGAAGACCACGACCGTCGAGATCCTGGAAGGCTTCCGGCAGCGCTCCGGCGGCGAGGTGAGCGTCCTCGGCACGGATCCCGAGCGGGGCGGCGACGCGTGGCGGGCCCGGATCGGGCTGGTCCTGCAGTCCTGGCGGGACCACCGCCGCTGGCGGGTCGCCGAGCTGCTGACCCACTTCGCGACCTACTACCCCGACCCGCACGACCCGGCCGAACTGCTGGCCCTGGTCGGCCTCACCGATCAGGCCGGCCGGCAGGTGGACCGGCTGTCCGGCGGCCAGCGCCGGCGCCTCGACGTCGCGCTCGGCATCGTCGGCCGCCCCGAACTCCTCTTCCTCGACGAGCCGACCACCGGCTTCGACCCCCAGGCGCGGCACGAGTTCCACCTCCTGGTCGAGCAGCTGGCCCGCGACGAGGGCGTCACCGTCCTGCTCACCACCCACGACCTGGCGGAGGCCGAGCGGCTCGCCGACCGGATCGCCATGCTGGTCGGCGGCCGGATCCGGGCCTGTGGCACACCCGCGGAACTGGCCCGGGAAGCCGCCGCCCAGGCCGAGGTCCGCTGGACGGCCGAGGACGGGACACCCCGCCGCGAACGCACAGCGGACCCCTCACGGCTGGTCTGGGAACTCCACCGGCACGCGGACGGCCCGATCGCCGACCTGGAGGTCCGCCGCCCGACGCTGGAGGACACCTACCTGCACATGGTGCACCGGGAGGCCGAGGGCACGGACGGAGCCGACGGCACGGACGGGGACGCAGACGAGGAGGTACCGGCCGCATGA
- a CDS encoding ABC transporter permease: MTNRTNSWGAGLQRCGIELRHLLRNGKEMTGHLTNVVVALLVAGYVSDDVPGTRTPMTHLVLAGFAAYLLFQVGLINLPQVLVTEREEGALLRLRATPGGIPAYLVAKCLLTVVLAVGTLALLLIAGALLVDGPLPHGPGDWLTLLWVTTLGLLAVIPLGAAIGAVLPNPREALALIMLPTMGLLLTSGTVFPITALPVPVQQVAAVFPLKWMAQGLRSALLPDSARAAEAAGSWELPMVALVLTAWAVLGFLLAVPLLRRAARRESGSRLTARHRKATQGGALAA; the protein is encoded by the coding sequence ATGACGAACCGGACGAACAGCTGGGGTGCCGGACTCCAGCGCTGCGGAATCGAGCTGCGGCACCTCCTGCGCAACGGCAAGGAGATGACCGGCCATCTGACCAACGTGGTCGTCGCGCTGCTCGTCGCCGGCTATGTCAGCGACGACGTGCCCGGGACCCGAACCCCGATGACTCATCTGGTGCTGGCGGGCTTCGCCGCCTACCTGCTGTTCCAGGTCGGGCTGATCAACCTGCCGCAGGTCCTCGTGACCGAGCGGGAGGAGGGTGCCCTGCTGCGGCTGCGCGCCACGCCCGGCGGGATACCTGCCTACCTCGTCGCCAAGTGCCTGCTGACGGTCGTCCTGGCCGTCGGCACCCTGGCGCTGCTCCTGATCGCCGGGGCGCTGCTGGTGGACGGGCCACTGCCGCACGGGCCGGGCGACTGGCTGACGCTGCTGTGGGTCACCACCCTCGGACTGCTCGCCGTCATACCGCTCGGCGCGGCCATAGGCGCCGTACTGCCCAACCCCCGCGAGGCCCTGGCGTTGATCATGCTGCCGACGATGGGCCTCCTGCTGACCTCGGGGACGGTGTTTCCGATCACCGCACTGCCCGTGCCGGTCCAGCAGGTAGCCGCAGTCTTTCCGCTCAAGTGGATGGCACAGGGCCTGCGTTCGGCACTGCTCCCGGATTCGGCACGGGCCGCCGAGGCGGCCGGCTCATGGGAACTGCCCATGGTCGCCCTGGTCCTCACGGCCTGGGCGGTCCTCGGATTCCTCCTCGCGGTACCGCTCCTGCGCCGCGCCGCCCGCCGCGAGTCCGGCTCGCGGCTGACCGCCCGCCACCGCAAGGCGACACAGGGCGGCGCGCTGGCCGCGTAG
- a CDS encoding dienelactone hydrolase family protein has translation MTTIATRTVEYPADGLTMIGHLALPAGVDRRPAVLLGPEGMGLSDVERRRADALAELGYVALAFDLHGGRYLGDPEEMLARCMPLLADPDRMRGIGHAALDVLRTEPRTDPDRIAAIGYGTGGAIALELGRGGATLHAIGTVNATTTGRPGEAARIRCPVWAGVGSEDPIMPPAQRNAFTTEMQAAGVDWRLTVYGGALHAFHHPPVDHPVVPGVGYHRRHAQRAWRDVVDLLAECLPVTEDLGA, from the coding sequence ATGACGACGATTGCGACGCGTACGGTCGAGTACCCTGCCGACGGTTTGACGATGATCGGGCACCTCGCCCTCCCGGCCGGTGTCGACCGCCGGCCCGCGGTGCTGCTCGGACCTGAGGGCATGGGGCTCAGCGATGTCGAGCGCCGCCGGGCCGACGCTCTTGCCGAGCTGGGATATGTAGCGCTGGCCTTCGACCTTCATGGGGGGCGCTATTTGGGAGACCCCGAGGAGATGCTGGCCCGTTGCATGCCACTGCTCGCTGATCCCGACCGGATGCGGGGGATCGGCCATGCGGCGCTCGACGTGTTGCGCACAGAGCCCCGGACCGACCCCGACCGGATCGCCGCCATCGGCTACGGAACCGGGGGCGCCATCGCGCTGGAACTCGGGCGAGGCGGCGCCACCCTGCACGCGATAGGGACAGTCAACGCAACTACCACGGGCCGACCGGGCGAGGCGGCGCGCATTCGCTGCCCGGTGTGGGCCGGGGTCGGGTCGGAAGACCCGATCATGCCGCCCGCGCAACGAAACGCGTTCACCACTGAGATGCAGGCCGCGGGCGTCGACTGGCGCCTCACGGTCTACGGCGGAGCCTTGCACGCCTTCCACCACCCGCCGGTCGACCACCCCGTGGTCCCCGGCGTCGGCTACCACCGACGGCACGCGCAGCGAGCCTGGCGCGACGTCGTCGACCTGCTCGCCGAATGCCTGCCCGTGACGGAGGACCTGGGGGCATGA
- a CDS encoding MerR family transcriptional regulator, giving the protein MYPSATPPRQVKIGDAAAFAGTTPRAIRHYHEIGLLPEPERGGDGRRRYGYDDMIRLLWIRKMAGVGISLDDMRAAFDEGRDVEETLCWLEETLAAREADIKRQRAAVQRLRTVGSPMGLLSELVTDRISHLPPGALRPSDLEALLVTERIFGPLGAALQASVFIVLAAHSDLRAEADRLDAADTALDDSVDPDDPRVEALAEQHCAHHRALHQAIEAAGLHAAEERLFETYDADLKGEEDAQMSAFEAVAKMPYDFSPARMRCMELTAQLLGQDLSTDS; this is encoded by the coding sequence ATGTACCCCTCCGCCACACCTCCCCGGCAGGTCAAGATCGGCGATGCCGCCGCCTTCGCCGGGACCACCCCGCGCGCCATTCGCCACTACCACGAGATCGGGCTGCTGCCGGAGCCCGAGCGCGGTGGGGACGGCCGCCGCCGCTACGGCTACGACGACATGATCCGCCTCCTGTGGATCCGCAAGATGGCGGGAGTCGGGATCAGCCTGGACGACATGCGGGCCGCCTTCGATGAAGGCCGGGACGTCGAGGAGACCCTTTGCTGGCTGGAGGAAACCCTGGCCGCCCGGGAGGCGGACATCAAACGTCAGCGCGCGGCCGTCCAGCGCCTGCGCACCGTGGGCAGCCCGATGGGTCTGCTCTCCGAACTGGTGACGGACCGGATCAGCCACCTGCCCCCCGGCGCGCTGCGCCCCTCCGATCTGGAAGCCCTGCTGGTCACGGAACGAATCTTCGGGCCGCTGGGCGCCGCCCTCCAAGCCAGCGTGTTCATCGTGCTGGCCGCGCACTCCGACCTGCGTGCCGAGGCGGACCGCCTCGACGCGGCCGATACCGCCCTCGACGACAGCGTCGATCCCGATGACCCGCGCGTCGAAGCACTCGCCGAGCAGCACTGTGCCCACCACAGAGCCCTGCACCAGGCCATCGAGGCAGCCGGGCTGCACGCGGCCGAGGAGAGGCTCTTCGAGACCTACGACGCGGACCTGAAGGGCGAGGAAGACGCCCAGATGAGCGCCTTCGAGGCGGTTGCCAAGATGCCCTACGACTTCTCCCCCGCCCGGATGCGGTGCATGGAACTCACGGCACAGCTCCTCGGCCAGGACCTCTCCACGGACAGCTGA
- a CDS encoding aldo/keto reductase, producing MTNEGVGMSDDDRVLYGCMGLGGSWDPEPYGPGDIDAAEAAVEAALDSGITVFDHADIYRHGKSEAVFGEVLARTPGLRDRITLQTKCGIRLGDGDRPGMYDLRGETVTRRVEESLTRLRTDVIDVLLLHRPDPLADVDSIASALTSLHRQGLVRHFGVSNMGAAQIAHLQARLDQPLVANQLEMSLHSRDWVEAGVLLNTPAATANGFPFGTLEHCRDHGIRLQAWGALAQGRFTGRQQTPAERATAELLAELARRKGTTPETVLLWWLIRHPSRIAPVIGTARPDRIRACRDAALREPDLTHEEWYELWVTARGVPLP from the coding sequence GTGACGAACGAGGGTGTGGGCATGAGCGACGACGACCGGGTGCTGTACGGGTGCATGGGCCTGGGCGGGAGCTGGGATCCGGAACCGTACGGGCCGGGCGACATCGATGCCGCCGAGGCGGCCGTCGAGGCCGCCCTCGACAGCGGGATCACCGTCTTCGACCACGCCGACATCTACCGGCACGGCAAGTCCGAGGCCGTGTTCGGCGAGGTCCTCGCGCGGACGCCCGGCCTGCGCGACCGCATCACGCTCCAGACCAAGTGCGGGATCCGGCTCGGCGACGGGGACCGCCCGGGCATGTACGACCTGCGCGGGGAGACCGTCACGCGCCGGGTGGAGGAGAGCCTGACCCGGCTGCGGACCGACGTGATCGACGTCCTGCTGCTGCACCGCCCCGATCCCCTGGCGGACGTGGACTCCATCGCCTCGGCGCTGACCTCCCTGCACCGGCAGGGCCTCGTACGGCACTTCGGCGTGTCCAACATGGGCGCCGCGCAGATCGCCCACCTCCAGGCCCGGCTGGACCAGCCGCTCGTGGCCAACCAGCTGGAGATGAGCCTGCACAGCCGCGACTGGGTGGAGGCAGGGGTGCTGCTCAACACCCCCGCCGCCACGGCCAACGGATTCCCCTTCGGCACCTTGGAACACTGCCGTGACCACGGCATCCGCCTCCAGGCCTGGGGCGCGCTGGCCCAGGGCCGTTTCACCGGCCGCCAGCAGACGCCGGCCGAGCGGGCCACCGCCGAGCTGCTGGCCGAGCTGGCCCGGCGCAAGGGCACGACGCCCGAGACCGTCCTGCTGTGGTGGCTGATCCGGCACCCGTCGCGGATCGCACCGGTCATCGGCACCGCCCGCCCGGACCGGATCCGCGCCTGCCGGGACGCGGCCCTGCGCGAACCCGACCTCACGCACGAGGAGTGGTACGAGCTCTGGGTCACGGCCCGCGGCGTGCCCCTGCCGTAA
- a CDS encoding alpha/beta hydrolase: MTTHPKKALLLALAAATVAAGPTATAAPAVARPATTAVPKLDWKPCATPGGPAAQECAVLPVPLDYGDPDGRQIHVAVSRVLSDRPAARRGTLVVIPGGPGGSGVQRLAQKGAALQRELAGAYDLVAFDPRGVGASTTASCGLAPGDRYLTTLRSWPGPDGEIAENTARSRRIAEACARHGGTELRSFTTANQVRDLDRLREALGERKLSAWGTSYGAYVAAEYAQKYPRRTDRWVLDSTGDPDPQRVARGWLANMSRGADERFPDFAAWAAHPDRDRDGLRLAARPEEVEPLVVALAARLDREPRPSTTPGVPLTGNGLRQVLQNALYADAAFPAFARLAKAAQNPVGTPALPPELAQPFRDEDAAVMVGVICNDVAWPHTSPNGYRAAVREDRARYPLTAGMPANVLPCSFWKTAPEEAPTRITDDGPSNVLMLQSRRDPATPLAGALKMREALGARARMVTVEQGGHGLYLGNGNACGDRAVTEFLTIGRRPARDTHCAN, from the coding sequence ATGACGACCCACCCGAAGAAGGCCCTGCTCCTCGCCCTCGCCGCGGCCACGGTGGCGGCGGGTCCCACGGCGACCGCCGCCCCGGCCGTCGCCCGGCCCGCCACCACCGCCGTCCCCAAGCTCGACTGGAAGCCCTGCGCCACACCCGGCGGACCGGCCGCCCAGGAGTGCGCGGTACTGCCCGTCCCGCTCGACTACGGCGACCCCGACGGCCGGCAGATCCACGTCGCCGTCTCCCGCGTCCTCAGCGACCGCCCCGCGGCCCGCCGCGGCACGCTCGTCGTTATCCCCGGCGGCCCCGGCGGATCCGGCGTGCAGCGCCTGGCCCAGAAGGGCGCCGCCCTCCAGCGGGAGCTGGCCGGCGCCTACGACCTGGTCGCCTTCGACCCGCGCGGGGTGGGCGCCAGCACCACCGCGAGCTGCGGCCTCGCCCCCGGGGACCGGTACCTGACCACCCTGCGGTCCTGGCCGGGCCCCGACGGGGAGATCGCGGAGAACACCGCCCGCTCCCGCCGCATAGCCGAGGCCTGTGCCCGCCACGGGGGCACCGAACTGCGCAGTTTCACCACCGCCAACCAGGTCCGGGACCTCGACCGCCTCCGCGAGGCCCTCGGTGAACGCAAGCTCTCCGCCTGGGGGACCTCGTACGGGGCGTACGTGGCGGCCGAGTACGCGCAGAAGTACCCGCGGCGCACCGACCGCTGGGTCCTCGACAGCACGGGCGACCCCGATCCGCAGCGGGTCGCCCGCGGCTGGCTGGCGAACATGTCGCGCGGCGCCGACGAGCGCTTCCCCGACTTCGCGGCCTGGGCTGCGCACCCCGACCGGGACCGGGACGGCCTGCGCCTGGCAGCACGGCCCGAGGAGGTCGAACCGCTGGTCGTCGCGCTCGCGGCCCGACTCGACCGGGAACCGCGCCCGTCGACGACGCCCGGGGTGCCCCTGACCGGCAACGGGCTGCGCCAGGTCCTCCAGAACGCCCTCTACGCCGACGCCGCCTTCCCCGCGTTCGCCCGACTGGCCAAGGCCGCCCAGAACCCGGTGGGAACCCCCGCGCTCCCGCCCGAGCTCGCACAGCCCTTCCGTGACGAGGACGCCGCGGTCATGGTCGGCGTCATCTGCAACGACGTCGCCTGGCCGCACACCTCCCCGAACGGCTACCGGGCCGCGGTGCGGGAGGACCGCGCCCGCTACCCGCTCACGGCCGGCATGCCCGCCAACGTGCTGCCCTGCTCCTTCTGGAAGACCGCCCCCGAGGAGGCGCCCACCCGTATCACCGACGACGGGCCGTCCAACGTCCTCATGCTCCAGAGCCGCCGGGATCCGGCGACGCCGCTGGCCGGTGCCCTGAAGATGCGCGAGGCCCTCGGCGCCCGCGCCCGCATGGTGACCGTCGAGCAGGGCGGGCACGGGCTCTACCTCGGCAACGGCAACGCGTGCGGCGACCGGGCCGTCACCGAGTTCCTCACCATCGGCCGGCGGCCCGCCCGGGACACGCACTGCGCGAACTGA
- a CDS encoding MBL fold metallo-hydrolase — protein sequence MSTHKVGPETTVLADCLEVPGIGFLPINAFVLHAEQPVVVDTGLGLPDRDFLDTLGSVIDPADVKWIWLTHPDRDHTGGLFALLEAAPGARLVTTFLGAGIMSTERPLPMDRVYFLNPGQTLDVGDRTLHAFRPPLFDNPATVGFYDDRSRTCFSSDCFGGPMPTADLATSTDVAQVPAEELRASQRLWASVDSPWVQMVDPDRFLATVDPLRVMDPHTVLCTHLPPAVGLTPQLIDTIAAVPGLDPFTGPDQAALEQMLATFEP from the coding sequence ATGAGCACGCACAAGGTGGGACCCGAAACCACCGTCCTCGCGGACTGTCTGGAGGTTCCGGGCATCGGATTCCTCCCGATCAACGCGTTCGTGCTGCACGCCGAACAGCCGGTGGTCGTCGACACCGGCCTCGGCCTGCCCGACCGGGACTTCCTCGACACGCTCGGTTCGGTGATCGATCCCGCCGACGTGAAGTGGATCTGGCTGACCCACCCCGACCGCGACCACACCGGAGGGCTGTTCGCCCTGCTCGAAGCCGCTCCAGGGGCGCGCCTGGTGACGACGTTCCTCGGTGCCGGGATCATGTCCACCGAGCGGCCGCTGCCCATGGACCGGGTGTACTTCCTCAACCCCGGCCAGACCCTGGACGTGGGCGACCGCACGCTCCACGCCTTCCGGCCGCCCTTGTTCGACAACCCGGCGACCGTGGGCTTCTACGACGACCGTTCGCGGACCTGTTTCAGCTCCGACTGCTTCGGCGGGCCCATGCCCACGGCGGACCTGGCGACGAGCACCGACGTCGCGCAGGTGCCGGCCGAGGAGCTGAGGGCGTCCCAGCGGCTGTGGGCGAGCGTGGACAGCCCCTGGGTGCAGATGGTGGACCCGGACCGGTTCCTGGCCACCGTGGACCCGCTGCGGGTGATGGACCCGCACACCGTCCTGTGCACGCACCTGCCACCCGCGGTGGGCCTCACCCCGCAGCTCATCGACACCATCGCCGCGGTACCGGGCCTCGACCCGTTCACGGGGCCGGACCAGGCCGCGCTGGAACAGATGCTCGCGACTTTCGAACCGTAG